The following proteins are co-located in the Pectinophora gossypiella chromosome 7, ilPecGoss1.1, whole genome shotgun sequence genome:
- the LOC126368600 gene encoding barrier-to-autointegration factor, with product MSSTSQKHRNFVAEPMGEKPVTELAGVGEVLGRRLETAGFDKAYVVLGQFLVLKKDKELFQEWMKETCNANSKQSLDCYQCLKDWCDEFL from the exons ATGTCGAGCACTTCACAAAAGCATCGCAACTTCGTTGCCGAACCTATGGGCGAAAAGCCCGTTACAGAACTTGCAGGTGTCGGCGAAGTTTTGGGACGAAGACTTGAAACTGCCGGGTTTGACAAG gCATATGTTGTATTGGGTCAGTTCTTGGTCTTGAAGAAAGATAAGGAATTATTTCAGGAATGGATGAAAGAAACATGTAATGCCAACTCCAAGCAGTCATTAGACTGCTATCAGTGCTTGAAAGACTGGTGTGATGAGTTCTTGTAA